In Vitis riparia cultivar Riparia Gloire de Montpellier isolate 1030 chromosome 19, EGFV_Vit.rip_1.0, whole genome shotgun sequence, the following proteins share a genomic window:
- the LOC117908867 gene encoding cytochrome P450 CYP72A219-like isoform X1 produces the protein MKLSSVAISFAFITLLIYAWRLLNSVWLRPKKLERCLRQQGITGNSYRLLHGDVREMLRMISEANSRPISLSDDIVQRVLPFHYHSLKKYGKNYFIWMGPKPVVNIMDPELIRDVFLRYNAFHKPAPHPLGKLLATGLLTLEGEQWTKHRKIINPAFHLEKLKHMVPAFQLSCSDMVNKWEKKLSKDGSCELDIWPDLENLTGDAISRTAFGSSYEEGRRIFQLQKEQAHLAVKVFRSVYIPGWRFVPTKTNKRIRQIRNELHALLKGIIERREKAMMVGETANDDLLSLLMESNFREMQEHDERKNVGMSVDDVIDECKLFYFAGQETTSDLLLWTMVLLSKHSNWQARAREEILQVFGNKKPDGNGLNHLKIVTMIFHEVLRLYPPVSMLIRTVFADSQVGRWYFPVGSHIALPILLIHHDHEIWGEDAKEFNPERFSEGVSKATKGGQFAFFPFGYGPRACIGQNFAMMEAKMALAMILQRFSFELSPSYAHAPFNVITVQPQYGAHLILHGL, from the exons ATGAAGCTTAGCTCAGTTGCGATTTCCTTTGCTTTTATTACTCTCCTAATATATGCATGGAGATTATTGAATTCGGTGTGGTTGAGACCAAAGAAGCTAGAAAGGTGCCTTCGGCAGCAAGGTATAACGGGAAATTCCTACAGATTGTTACATGGGGATGTTAGAGAGATGTTAAGGATGATTAGTGAAGCAAATTCAAGACCCATCAGCTTATCCGATGATATTGTGCAGCGAGTTCTCCCCTTCCATTATCATTCCCTCAAGAAATATG gtaaaaattattttatatggatGGGCCCAAAACCAGTGGTAAACATTATGGACCCTGAGTTGATAAGGGATGTTTTCTTGAGGTACAATGCCTTTCACAAACCAGCTCCGCACCCGCTTGGCAAGCTGCTGGCTACTGGTCTTCTTACATTGGAAGGTGAACAATGGACTAAACATAGAAAGATCATAAACCCAGCTTTCCATCTAGAAAAGTTGAAG cACATGGTACCCGCATTCCAATTGAGTTGTAGTGACATGGTAAATAAATGGGAGAAGAAGCTCTCCAAAGACGGCTCATGTGAATTGGACATTTGGCCCgatcttgaaaatttgacagGAGATGCGATTTCTAGAACAGCATTTGGTAGTAGCTATGAGGAAGGAAGAAGGATATTCCAACTCCAGAAAGAGCAAGCACATCTTGCAGTCAAGGTTTTCCGGTCAGTTTATATTCCAGGATGGAG GTTTGTTCCAACAAAGACAAACAAGAGAATAAGGCAAATTAGGAATGAACTCCATGCATTGTTAAAAGGCATCATCGAGAGAAGAGAGAAGGCAATGATGGTTGGTGAAACTGCTAATGATGATTTATTAAGTCTACTAATGGAATCCAACTTCAGAGAAATGCAAGAACATGATGAGAGGAAGAATGTTGGAATGAGCGTCGATGATGTCATTGACGAGTGTAAGCTATTCTACTTTGCTGGCCAAGAGACTACCTCGGATTTACTTCTGTGGACAATGGTCCTATTAAGCAAGCATTCAAATTGGCAAGCTCGTGCAAGAGAAGAGATTTTACAAGTTTTTGGGAATAAAAAACCAGATGGCAATGGCTTAAATCACCTCAAAATT GTTACAATGATTTTTCATGAGGTCCTTAGGTTATATCCACCAGTATCTATGCTCATTCGAACTGTTTTTGCGGACAGCCAAGTGGGGCGATGGTATTTTCCAGTTGGATCGCATATCGCTTTGCCAATCCTCCTAATTCAccatgatcatgaaatttgggGAGAGGATGCAAAGGAATTCAACCCGGAGAGATTTTCTGAAGGAGTTTCTAAGGCAACAAAGGGCGGCCAATTTGCCTTTTTTCCATTTGGTTATGGTCCTCGGGCGTGCATTGGACAAAATTTTGCAATGATGGAAGCAAAAATGGCTTTGGCAATGATCTTACAGCGTTTCTCATTTGAACTTTCCCCATCTTATGCTCATGCACCTTTTAATGTTATAACTGTACAACCCCAATATGGTGCACACCTGATTTTACATGGACTTTAG
- the LOC117908867 gene encoding cytochrome P450 CYP72A219-like isoform X2: protein MILCSEFSPSIIIPSRNMHMVPAFQLSCSDMVNKWEKKLSKDGSCELDIWPDLENLTGDAISRTAFGSSYEEGRRIFQLQKEQAHLAVKVFRSVYIPGWRFVPTKTNKRIRQIRNELHALLKGIIERREKAMMVGETANDDLLSLLMESNFREMQEHDERKNVGMSVDDVIDECKLFYFAGQETTSDLLLWTMVLLSKHSNWQARAREEILQVFGNKKPDGNGLNHLKIVTMIFHEVLRLYPPVSMLIRTVFADSQVGRWYFPVGSHIALPILLIHHDHEIWGEDAKEFNPERFSEGVSKATKGGQFAFFPFGYGPRACIGQNFAMMEAKMALAMILQRFSFELSPSYAHAPFNVITVQPQYGAHLILHGL from the exons ATGATATTGTGCAGCGAGTTCTCCCCTTCCATTATCATTCCCTCAAGAAATATG cACATGGTACCCGCATTCCAATTGAGTTGTAGTGACATGGTAAATAAATGGGAGAAGAAGCTCTCCAAAGACGGCTCATGTGAATTGGACATTTGGCCCgatcttgaaaatttgacagGAGATGCGATTTCTAGAACAGCATTTGGTAGTAGCTATGAGGAAGGAAGAAGGATATTCCAACTCCAGAAAGAGCAAGCACATCTTGCAGTCAAGGTTTTCCGGTCAGTTTATATTCCAGGATGGAG GTTTGTTCCAACAAAGACAAACAAGAGAATAAGGCAAATTAGGAATGAACTCCATGCATTGTTAAAAGGCATCATCGAGAGAAGAGAGAAGGCAATGATGGTTGGTGAAACTGCTAATGATGATTTATTAAGTCTACTAATGGAATCCAACTTCAGAGAAATGCAAGAACATGATGAGAGGAAGAATGTTGGAATGAGCGTCGATGATGTCATTGACGAGTGTAAGCTATTCTACTTTGCTGGCCAAGAGACTACCTCGGATTTACTTCTGTGGACAATGGTCCTATTAAGCAAGCATTCAAATTGGCAAGCTCGTGCAAGAGAAGAGATTTTACAAGTTTTTGGGAATAAAAAACCAGATGGCAATGGCTTAAATCACCTCAAAATT GTTACAATGATTTTTCATGAGGTCCTTAGGTTATATCCACCAGTATCTATGCTCATTCGAACTGTTTTTGCGGACAGCCAAGTGGGGCGATGGTATTTTCCAGTTGGATCGCATATCGCTTTGCCAATCCTCCTAATTCAccatgatcatgaaatttgggGAGAGGATGCAAAGGAATTCAACCCGGAGAGATTTTCTGAAGGAGTTTCTAAGGCAACAAAGGGCGGCCAATTTGCCTTTTTTCCATTTGGTTATGGTCCTCGGGCGTGCATTGGACAAAATTTTGCAATGATGGAAGCAAAAATGGCTTTGGCAATGATCTTACAGCGTTTCTCATTTGAACTTTCCCCATCTTATGCTCATGCACCTTTTAATGTTATAACTGTACAACCCCAATATGGTGCACACCTGATTTTACATGGACTTTAG